A stretch of the Sphingobacteriales bacterium genome encodes the following:
- a CDS encoding KilA-N domain-containing protein, translating to MTKQKSIIVQNIPVQVIIENKLDYICITDMANAKENESRAADIIKNWIRNRYTLEFLGTWEQMYNPNFKVVEFDHFRMQAGLNSFVLSVSEWIAKTNAIGFIVKKGRYGGTYAHKDIAFEFGSAISAPFKLFLIKEFQRLKEDENNRLQLEWNLQRTLAKVNYRIHTDAIKENLIPKELSKNEINFIYANEADMLNMALFGKTAQQWRNENPDAEGNIRDMATIEQLVVLSNLESINAVLIHQGLSQPERLTQLNQVAITQMKSLIGNVQLKKLK from the coding sequence ATGACCAAACAAAAATCAATTATTGTTCAAAATATTCCTGTTCAGGTAATTATTGAAAATAAACTGGATTATATTTGTATAACTGACATGGCAAATGCCAAAGAAAATGAAAGCCGTGCTGCGGATATTATCAAAAACTGGATTAGAAACCGATATACCCTCGAATTTTTAGGAACCTGGGAACAAATGTATAACCCGAATTTTAAAGTGGTCGAATTCGACCACTTTAGAATGCAGGCCGGCTTGAACTCTTTCGTACTCAGTGTTTCAGAATGGATAGCTAAAACAAATGCCATCGGTTTTATCGTTAAGAAAGGTCGATATGGCGGTACTTATGCCCATAAAGACATTGCCTTCGAATTTGGCTCAGCTATCAGCGCCCCATTTAAACTTTTTCTTATCAAAGAGTTCCAGCGTTTGAAGGAAGATGAAAATAACCGTCTTCAACTTGAATGGAACCTCCAACGAACACTCGCAAAAGTCAATTACCGTATTCATACCGATGCCATCAAAGAAAATCTGATTCCAAAAGAACTTTCCAAAAATGAAATAAACTTTATTTATGCCAATGAAGCAGACATGTTGAATATGGCTCTTTTCGGTAAAACTGCCCAGCAATGGCGAAATGAAAACCCCGATGCCGAGGGAAATATCAGGGATATGGCAACCATTGAGCAATTGGTGGTTTTAAGCAACCTCGAAAGTATAAACGCGGTGTTAATCCATCAGGGTTTATCACAACCCGAGAGGCTTACACAACTCAACCAAGTAGCCATTACTCAAATGAAATCATTGATAGGAAATGTTCAATTGAAAAAACTGAAATAA